The Paenibacillus tianjinensis genome has a window encoding:
- a CDS encoding GNAT family N-acetyltransferase: MIVTLRKLVPEDAAGLLSLQHALDRESSFMLLEPDERQTGLQQVKEMIESFTASETSILIGAEVNGGLAGYLSVRGGSVRRNKHSAYIVIGILQQYQGMGIGSGLFQEMEAWARSARIVRLELTVMTHNERGIALYKKCGFEIEGMKKKSLNIGGEWVDEYYMSKIID; encoded by the coding sequence ATGATCGTAACACTGCGGAAGCTCGTTCCAGAGGATGCTGCCGGACTGTTAAGTCTGCAGCATGCTCTGGACCGGGAGTCTTCATTTATGCTGCTGGAGCCTGATGAACGTCAGACCGGGCTGCAGCAGGTCAAAGAAATGATTGAGAGCTTTACCGCCTCGGAAACTTCGATATTGATCGGAGCAGAGGTGAATGGGGGGCTGGCCGGTTATCTATCGGTCAGGGGTGGCAGTGTAAGGCGGAATAAACACAGTGCCTACATTGTTATTGGTATCCTGCAGCAGTATCAGGGCATGGGGATCGGCAGCGGATTATTTCAGGAAATGGAAGCTTGGGCACGATCCGCGCGTATCGTACGCCTTGAACTTACTGTTATGACCCATAATGAGCGGGGGATCGCACTGTATAAGAAATGCGGATTTGAGATTGAAGGCATGAAGAAGAAATCTTTGAACATCGGCGGAGAATGGGTGGACGAGTATTATATGAGCAAGATTATTGATTAA
- a CDS encoding aminopeptidase codes for MLDFKQKLENYALLAVKIGINIQPGQTLVINADIVSAELVRLIVRQAYEAGAKLVKVNYSDEFVTRTRYELAPSESFLEPPKWQADELEDLARKGAAFLSVVSANPDLLNGIEASRIADNQRTAGTAMAPYREMMMANHVSWSIVAYPSTTWAAKVFPDAAPEAQVDLLWDAIFKAVRADQENPVEAWSNHLAGLKQRCDILNERKYRKLHFTAAGTDLTLELPEGHIWCQAGAVNGRGIPFLANIPTEEVFTAPLKTGASGKVSSTKPLSYGGNIIDKFTLTLENGKVTDFTAETGQEALASLLAMDEGSAYFGEVALVPFHSPISESGILYYTTLYDENASCHLALGAAYAFTLQDGIAMTKEQLAGHGMNQSLTHVDFMMGSPEMNIDGITDDGNTEPIFRAGNWASSI; via the coding sequence ATGCTGGATTTCAAGCAAAAGCTGGAGAATTATGCCCTGCTTGCGGTTAAGATCGGGATTAATATTCAACCTGGACAGACGCTGGTGATCAATGCAGATATCGTATCTGCAGAATTAGTCCGCCTTATCGTGCGCCAAGCCTATGAAGCCGGAGCCAAGCTGGTCAAGGTTAATTATAGCGATGAATTCGTCACGCGTACCCGTTACGAGCTCGCGCCGTCCGAAAGCTTCCTTGAACCGCCGAAATGGCAGGCGGATGAACTCGAGGACCTGGCCCGGAAAGGCGCAGCATTCTTGAGTGTTGTTTCCGCTAATCCGGATCTCCTTAATGGAATTGAGGCCAGCCGGATCGCCGACAATCAGCGTACAGCCGGTACAGCTATGGCCCCGTATCGTGAAATGATGATGGCCAATCATGTCAGCTGGAGCATTGTGGCCTACCCTTCCACTACCTGGGCGGCCAAAGTATTCCCCGATGCAGCACCAGAAGCACAGGTTGATCTGCTCTGGGATGCAATCTTTAAGGCAGTCCGCGCCGATCAGGAGAACCCCGTGGAAGCCTGGAGCAACCATTTGGCCGGCTTGAAACAACGCTGCGACATCCTGAATGAGCGTAAATACCGCAAACTGCATTTCACTGCAGCAGGCACAGATCTGACTCTTGAGCTGCCGGAAGGTCATATCTGGTGTCAGGCCGGTGCTGTAAACGGACGGGGAATTCCCTTCCTCGCCAACATTCCGACTGAGGAAGTGTTCACTGCACCGCTTAAGACCGGTGCCAGCGGCAAGGTGAGCAGTACGAAACCGCTTAGCTACGGCGGGAATATCATCGACAAATTCACCTTAACATTAGAGAATGGCAAGGTAACAGATTTTACAGCAGAAACAGGTCAGGAAGCCTTGGCTTCGCTGCTTGCGATGGATGAAGGCTCTGCTTACTTTGGAGAAGTGGCACTGGTGCCCTTCCATTCTCCAATTTCGGAAAGCGGTATCCTCTATTACACTACCCTTTATGATGAGAATGCCTCCTGTCATCTGGCTCTTGGAGCAGCTTATGCTTTCACTCTGCAGGACGGCATTGCTATGACCAAGGAACAGCTGGCCGGCCATGGAATGAATCAAAGTCTTACCCATGTCGACTTCATGATGGGATCGCCGGAGATGAACATCGACGGTATTACGGATGACGGCAACACAGAACCGATATTCAGAGCAGGAAACTGGGCTTCAAGCATATAA
- a CDS encoding MBL fold metallo-hydrolase, translated as MRVTQAGDLLQLTWMPNFFPVNCYLVVEEQELTVIDAALPFSTKGIIAAAAKLQKPITRIVLTHAHGDHVGALDELKRQLPEAKVYISERDAALLRGDRSLRPGEPQTPIKGSVPKKLKTQADILLHEGDQVGSLQAVSTPGHTPGSMSFLDQRSGALITGDAFQTFRRTAVSGTVVPLFPFPAMATWNKELALASVRKLLVLSPSILAPGHGNLLKTPGVAIQQAINTAQQSLRKAGN; from the coding sequence ATGAGAGTTACTCAAGCAGGGGATTTATTGCAGTTAACGTGGATGCCGAATTTCTTTCCCGTAAATTGTTATCTTGTTGTAGAAGAACAAGAACTTACTGTAATCGATGCGGCGTTGCCGTTTAGTACTAAAGGGATTATTGCGGCCGCTGCCAAGCTGCAGAAGCCGATTACACGAATTGTTCTGACTCATGCCCATGGCGATCATGTGGGGGCCTTAGACGAGCTTAAGAGACAACTCCCTGAGGCCAAAGTCTACATCTCTGAGCGGGATGCTGCCTTGTTGAGAGGTGACCGTTCTTTACGGCCAGGTGAGCCGCAGACACCGATTAAAGGGTCGGTACCTAAAAAACTGAAAACACAAGCGGATATACTTTTGCATGAGGGAGATCAGGTTGGGTCACTGCAGGCCGTCAGCACTCCGGGGCATACCCCGGGATCAATGTCCTTCCTGGATCAGCGCAGCGGTGCTCTAATTACCGGAGATGCATTCCAGACCTTCCGGAGGACGGCTGTATCGGGTACAGTAGTGCCATTATTCCCTTTTCCGGCTATGGCTACCTGGAACAAGGAATTAGCTCTTGCGAGCGTTCGGAAGCTGCTGGTATTATCACCCTCGATTCTCGCACCCGGTCATGGCAACCTGTTAAAAACACCTGGTGTAGCGATTCAGCAGGCCATTAATACAGCGCAGCAGTCGCTGAGAAAGGCCGGAAATTAA
- a CDS encoding AlkZ-related protein produces the protein MKSMEEQGIVTTFEEMAGVIARLGILPLAQLIPEHPSVNGLTKAENWHTGSELDPWAWRARFPGEGLAGYGKFIRKKAILVSREWFPAFAAAVGSVQEIEERYNNGLASREAVVLLQIIRDNEGIETRELRALADMKVKEKKTAFDNALTELQGTADIVISGVKARLNAEGVVNGWNSTSFETAGHWMQVNNLSSFEGSREEAAAWLQSAMTDVWTPAAIAWIRKVMSW, from the coding sequence ATGAAGAGTATGGAAGAGCAAGGCATTGTAACTACATTCGAAGAAATGGCGGGGGTTATTGCCAGACTAGGGATTCTGCCGCTTGCCCAGCTAATACCAGAGCATCCCTCGGTAAACGGTTTGACCAAGGCAGAGAATTGGCATACCGGTTCAGAGCTTGATCCTTGGGCTTGGCGTGCCAGATTCCCGGGAGAAGGATTAGCCGGCTACGGCAAGTTCATCCGGAAAAAAGCGATTCTAGTCTCGCGGGAATGGTTCCCTGCATTCGCTGCTGCAGTCGGCAGCGTACAGGAGATTGAAGAGCGTTACAACAACGGCTTAGCCAGCAGAGAAGCAGTAGTACTCCTGCAAATCATCAGGGACAACGAAGGTATTGAAACACGTGAGCTGCGTGCTCTTGCAGATATGAAAGTGAAAGAAAAGAAAACAGCGTTTGACAATGCCCTCACTGAGCTGCAAGGAACAGCGGATATTGTTATCTCCGGTGTGAAAGCAAGGCTTAATGCCGAAGGTGTGGTTAACGGCTGGAATAGCACATCCTTTGAAACAGCAGGACACTGGATGCAGGTTAATAACCTATCTTCGTTTGAAGGTTCCCGCGAAGAAGCAGCAGCCTGGCTGCAATCAGCAATGACGGATGTATGGACACCTGCAGCAATAGCCTGGATCCGTAAAGTTATGTCCTGGTAA
- the pstA gene encoding phosphate ABC transporter permease PstA, which produces MKPRTADKIATTLIVFFALLIVAILIGLLGYILVRGLNHISWDFLTSAPQKIRAGGGVGPQLFNSLYLLVLTLIITVPLGLGAGIYMAEYARPGKITGFIRLIVEVLSSFPSIVVGLFGLLLIVNYFDLGFSLISGAIALTFFNLPLMVRITEQAFRTVPKQQKEAGFALGLSKWKIVTSVLLPVALPTIITGTILSAGRVFGEAAALMFTAGMSSPRLNFSDWNPLHSNSPLNPFRPAETLAVHIWKVNSEGLAPDAMQIAAGASAVLVIMVLLFNLLARYFGRFIYRKLTASKRMN; this is translated from the coding sequence TTGAAGCCGAGAACTGCAGACAAAATCGCCACTACGCTTATCGTCTTTTTCGCATTGCTGATTGTAGCCATTCTAATTGGGCTGCTGGGTTACATCCTGGTTCGTGGACTTAATCATATCAGCTGGGATTTCTTGACCTCAGCACCGCAAAAAATCCGCGCAGGCGGAGGAGTAGGGCCGCAGCTGTTCAATTCGTTGTATCTGCTGGTGCTCACCTTGATCATCACCGTTCCGCTCGGCCTTGGCGCAGGGATTTATATGGCCGAATATGCACGTCCCGGTAAGATCACCGGTTTCATTCGTCTGATTGTAGAGGTGCTCTCGTCATTCCCGTCCATCGTTGTGGGTCTGTTCGGCCTCCTCCTGATCGTCAACTACTTTGATCTTGGCTTCTCGCTGATCTCCGGTGCGATTGCCCTGACATTCTTCAATCTGCCATTGATGGTGCGGATTACCGAGCAGGCTTTCCGAACCGTACCGAAGCAGCAGAAGGAAGCAGGGTTTGCGCTCGGGCTCTCCAAATGGAAGATTGTGACTTCTGTGTTGCTTCCGGTAGCCTTGCCTACGATCATCACCGGAACGATCCTGTCCGCAGGACGTGTCTTCGGGGAAGCGGCAGCACTTATGTTCACAGCTGGGATGAGCAGCCCGCGTCTGAATTTCTCAGACTGGAATCCGCTGCATTCGAACTCACCGCTTAACCCGTTCCGTCCGGCAGAAACACTGGCTGTGCATATCTGGAAAGTTAACAGTGAAGGTCTGGCCCCGGATGCTATGCAAATCGCTGCCGGAGCCTCGGCGGTGCTCGTAATTATGGTCCTGCTGTTTAACCTGCTTGCCCGTTACTTCGGTAGATTTATTTACCGCAAGCTTACAGCATCCAAAAGAATGAACTAA
- a CDS encoding aminopeptidase translates to MIDFAAKLSKYADLAVEIGVNVQPGQTLVVNAPISGAEFVRLITAKAYAKGASLVKVNWSDEFVTRQQFEHAAPEVFTKAPTWYAGEMTEFAENGAAILNVIAENPDALTGIDPERIANFQKTRGAALQRYRELQMSDKVSWSIVAIPSQPWADKVFPDVPAEERVDKLWEAIFHTVRLDREDPVAAWQEHLDTLEQKANVLNAKKYKSLHYIAPGTDLTIELPEGHLWAQGDSINAKGHSFVANMPTEEVFTAPLKTGVNGTVRATKPLSYGGNIIDGFSITFENGRIISVSAEQGQDSLEYLIGLDEGAKYLGEVALVPHKSPISESNILYFNTLFDENASNHLAIGTAYAFCLEGGKEMTQDELTAHGLNTSVTHVDFMIGSPEMDIYGISADGSQEPVFLKGNWAF, encoded by the coding sequence ATGATCGATTTTGCAGCAAAGCTTAGTAAGTATGCGGATTTGGCTGTTGAGATTGGAGTTAATGTCCAGCCGGGACAGACTCTGGTCGTGAATGCACCGATTTCCGGAGCCGAGTTTGTCCGTCTGATTACTGCCAAGGCCTACGCCAAGGGAGCAAGTCTGGTCAAAGTAAACTGGAGTGATGAATTCGTCACCCGCCAGCAATTCGAGCATGCCGCTCCGGAAGTATTCACGAAAGCACCTACCTGGTATGCCGGGGAAATGACCGAATTTGCTGAGAATGGCGCTGCCATCCTGAATGTTATCGCAGAAAATCCCGATGCGCTCACAGGTATTGATCCTGAACGTATTGCCAATTTCCAAAAGACACGTGGTGCAGCACTCCAGAGATACCGTGAGCTGCAGATGTCCGATAAAGTCAGCTGGAGTATTGTGGCTATCCCGTCACAGCCCTGGGCTGACAAAGTGTTCCCGGATGTGCCGGCTGAAGAACGCGTGGATAAGCTGTGGGAAGCCATTTTCCATACCGTGCGCTTAGACCGTGAAGACCCGGTAGCCGCCTGGCAGGAGCATTTGGACACCCTGGAGCAGAAAGCCAATGTCCTAAACGCCAAGAAATATAAAAGCTTGCATTACATAGCACCCGGTACCGACCTCACTATTGAGCTCCCGGAAGGCCATCTGTGGGCACAGGGTGACAGCATCAACGCGAAGGGCCATTCCTTCGTCGCCAATATGCCAACCGAAGAAGTATTCACTGCACCGCTTAAGACTGGTGTTAACGGTACTGTTAGAGCTACCAAACCGCTCAGCTACGGCGGGAATATTATTGACGGCTTCTCTATTACCTTTGAGAACGGACGTATCATCAGTGTAAGCGCCGAGCAAGGCCAGGATTCACTGGAATATCTGATCGGCCTGGATGAGGGCGCGAAATACCTGGGTGAAGTTGCGCTTGTACCGCATAAATCCCCGATCTCTGAATCAAACATCCTGTATTTCAATACCTTGTTTGATGAGAATGCCTCCAACCATCTGGCCATTGGCACAGCTTACGCTTTCTGTCTGGAAGGCGGCAAAGAAATGACCCAGGATGAGCTGACTGCACATGGTCTTAACACAAGCGTTACCCACGTTGACTTTATGATCGGATCGCCTGAGATGGATATCTACGGCATTTCCGCAGACGGCTCGCAAGAACCCGTCTTCCTCAAAGGAAACTGGGCGTTTTAA
- the pstC gene encoding phosphate ABC transporter permease subunit PstC — protein sequence MRVKPKKTRIEKHHIEDFLGRIYMSFCVLLLIVIIVSMVYFVASKGIANFISGEMKVSDFLFGSKWAPEADTPSYGALPFITGSFLVTLLAALIASPLSICAALFMTEIVPGWGKKLLQPVIELLSGIPSVVYGFVGLSVIVPFLRNTFPGQGIGVAAGALVLSVMILPTITSVAADALASLPQNLKESSFALGATRWQTISRVILPTTLPAIMTGVVLGMARAFGEALAVQMVIGNAPFVPRSLFESASTLTSVITLSMGNTTMGSPQNNALWSMALVLMLMTFIFVLLVRMLERRNKI from the coding sequence TTGCGGGTAAAACCAAAGAAAACACGGATTGAAAAACATCATATTGAAGACTTTTTAGGGCGTATTTATATGTCCTTTTGTGTGCTGTTACTAATCGTGATCATTGTATCAATGGTCTATTTTGTAGCGTCTAAAGGGATAGCTAACTTTATCAGCGGTGAAATGAAGGTGTCAGATTTCTTGTTCGGCAGTAAGTGGGCTCCTGAAGCGGATACACCATCTTACGGGGCACTGCCCTTTATTACCGGTTCATTCCTCGTCACGCTGCTTGCTGCACTTATTGCAAGTCCTCTTAGTATATGTGCAGCCCTCTTCATGACAGAAATTGTTCCGGGCTGGGGGAAGAAGCTGCTGCAGCCGGTAATCGAGCTGTTATCGGGGATACCTTCCGTAGTGTACGGTTTTGTAGGACTCAGTGTTATTGTTCCCTTTTTGCGGAACACCTTTCCCGGCCAGGGCATCGGGGTTGCTGCAGGCGCGCTTGTGCTGTCGGTAATGATTCTTCCGACCATTACAAGCGTGGCTGCAGACGCGCTTGCTTCTTTGCCGCAAAATTTGAAAGAATCCTCATTTGCGCTCGGTGCCACACGGTGGCAGACCATCTCCCGGGTGATTCTACCGACTACGCTGCCGGCCATTATGACTGGTGTAGTTCTGGGGATGGCCCGCGCGTTTGGTGAAGCCCTGGCTGTGCAGATGGTTATCGGTAATGCGCCTTTCGTGCCGCGCTCGCTTTTTGAATCGGCTTCCACATTAACCAGTGTAATTACACTCAGCATGGGGAACACAACGATGGGTTCGCCGCAAAATAATGCGCTATGGAGTATGGCGCTGGTTCTTATGCTGATGACGTTTATCTTCGTCCTCCTCGTAAGAATGCTCGAAAGGAGAAATAAGATTTGA
- a CDS encoding VOC family protein translates to MTSPILNQIGAVFIPVSDIERSKNWYCSLLGLPLDGEVLFGHLYVVPMQGPGIVLDSKIFTSESVLKVPSFHLNTEDIDAAYDYVKASGAEILTDIEHDHWFNFKDPDGNVLMICRC, encoded by the coding sequence GTGACAAGTCCGATTCTGAATCAGATTGGCGCCGTCTTCATCCCGGTCAGCGACATTGAAAGGTCAAAGAACTGGTACTGCAGCTTATTGGGACTTCCGCTGGATGGCGAGGTATTGTTCGGACATTTATATGTGGTGCCGATGCAGGGCCCGGGAATTGTTCTGGACAGTAAAATTTTCACTTCTGAATCCGTGCTCAAAGTACCTTCCTTTCATTTGAACACAGAGGATATTGATGCTGCTTATGATTATGTCAAAGCGAGCGGGGCAGAGATACTCACAGATATCGAGCATGATCACTGGTTCAATTTCAAAGACCCGGATGGGAATGTTCTGATGATTTGCCGCTGTTGA
- a CDS encoding TrkH family potassium uptake protein yields MANLSLAHLRLTPPKILSLGFILLIAAGTLLLYLPAASTGDRISFIDALFMATSATCVTGLAVIDTGTELTVFGQVVLLVLFQFGGLGFITMATLITLVLSKRISLKERLLLQESMNQNSMQGIVKLIRRVLIYSLVIQLSGAILLAARFLIDMPVGKALYYGLFHSVSIFNNAGFDLFGDVHGPFSGLTRYVEDPIVNITSMLLIFLGGIGFIVLSDVVDFPKRKRLTLHSKVVLSSSAALIVIGAAVFFWLELNSTLKPLHAGGKIMASFLQAITPRSGGVTTIEIPLLRESTQFLMILLMFIGAAPGSTGGGIKITTFALLVVTVYARIRGKEDIVMFRHRISKDNVYRAITMTLLSLILVVTATMLLSVTESADFLTVLFEAVSAFGTSGITMGLTPELTTAGKILVIILMFVGRTGPLTLAYAIKPKKNKELYRYPEGNITIG; encoded by the coding sequence TTGGCTAATTTATCACTCGCGCATCTTAGACTGACACCCCCCAAAATATTATCGCTTGGATTTATCCTGCTGATCGCAGCCGGAACACTGCTATTATATTTACCTGCTGCTTCGACGGGTGACCGTATTTCATTCATCGATGCATTATTCATGGCAACTTCAGCCACCTGTGTTACCGGACTTGCCGTTATTGATACCGGAACCGAATTGACCGTATTCGGCCAGGTTGTGTTACTGGTACTGTTCCAGTTCGGAGGTCTGGGTTTCATAACAATGGCGACTTTAATTACGCTGGTGCTCAGCAAACGGATTTCACTGAAAGAACGGCTGCTGCTCCAGGAATCGATGAACCAGAATTCGATGCAGGGAATCGTAAAGCTGATCCGCCGGGTATTAATCTACTCGCTCGTAATTCAGCTCAGTGGAGCCATATTGCTTGCTGCAAGATTTTTGATAGATATGCCGGTTGGCAAAGCCTTGTACTACGGATTGTTCCATAGCGTTTCTATCTTCAACAACGCCGGCTTCGATCTCTTCGGAGACGTCCACGGGCCATTCAGCGGCCTTACCCGTTATGTAGAGGATCCGATTGTGAATATTACGTCCATGCTGCTGATCTTCCTCGGCGGCATTGGCTTTATCGTACTGTCAGACGTAGTTGACTTTCCGAAGCGCAAACGGCTGACCCTGCATTCCAAAGTAGTCTTGTCTAGTTCAGCAGCTCTGATCGTGATCGGTGCGGCAGTCTTTTTCTGGCTGGAGCTGAATTCTACGCTGAAACCGCTGCATGCCGGAGGTAAAATTATGGCCTCCTTCCTGCAGGCGATTACCCCGCGTTCCGGTGGCGTCACTACGATTGAGATCCCGCTGCTGCGCGAATCTACCCAGTTTCTGATGATTCTGCTGATGTTCATCGGGGCTGCGCCCGGATCTACCGGGGGCGGTATCAAAATCACCACCTTTGCCCTTCTGGTCGTTACTGTATATGCCAGAATCCGGGGCAAGGAGGATATTGTCATGTTCCGCCACCGGATATCCAAAGACAATGTCTATCGGGCGATTACAATGACGCTGTTGTCACTAATTCTCGTCGTAACCGCGACTATGCTGCTGTCGGTTACAGAGAGTGCAGACTTCCTGACCGTACTGTTTGAGGCTGTGTCCGCATTCGGCACCTCCGGTATAACGATGGGACTGACACCGGAGCTGACGACGGCCGGTAAAATTCTGGTCATCATTCTGATGTTCGTCGGGCGGACAGGACCCCTAACTCTTGCCTATGCGATTAAACCCAAAAAAAATAAAGAGCTTTACCGGTACCCCGAAGGCAACATTACTATCGGCTAA
- a CDS encoding hemolysin family protein, which yields MGIGLSLTLVAILIILTAFFVATEFAVVRLRGSQVSQMVLDGKKNALAVQRVSANLDGYLSACQLGITITALGIGALAEPAFEQLLLPLFDMVNISHSVSEPIAFALAFIIATFLHVVVGELAPKTAAINIPEKIGQFTSPLIIWFYKILYPLIWIMNGSANMLVRLFGMKPASEHGDAHSEEEIRLILSESYENGKINKAEYGYVNRIFNFDEMLAKEIMVPRTDMICLFSNHSLKENFDIIRKEQYTRFPVADGSKDNIIGMINTKQLYLQYDNDPDFDFKKLILPLLTVSEVTPVKTLLTRMQLERVHIALLLDEYGGTSGLITIEDILEEIVGEIRDEFDGDERRNVEKLSDSHYLFDGKVSLLEIKQKAGIDLHDDEVTTIGGWLYSHLDEPAIGKSIDHEHITLTVREMNKNRIRKVEVHIGQKNTADSSQHQE from the coding sequence ATGGGTATAGGACTTAGTTTGACGTTGGTGGCTATTTTGATTATCTTAACCGCTTTTTTTGTAGCTACGGAATTTGCAGTGGTACGGCTTAGAGGCAGCCAGGTGAGCCAGATGGTCCTCGATGGCAAGAAGAATGCACTTGCTGTGCAGCGGGTTTCCGCTAACCTGGATGGTTATCTGTCCGCTTGTCAGCTTGGGATTACCATCACCGCACTCGGTATCGGGGCACTTGCTGAACCGGCTTTTGAGCAGCTGCTGCTGCCACTGTTCGATATGGTGAATATCAGCCACAGCGTCAGTGAGCCTATTGCGTTCGCATTAGCCTTCATTATTGCAACCTTCCTGCACGTGGTCGTGGGTGAGCTTGCTCCGAAGACTGCAGCTATAAACATTCCGGAAAAAATCGGTCAATTTACTTCACCGCTGATTATTTGGTTCTACAAAATTCTTTACCCTTTGATTTGGATTATGAACGGCTCCGCCAATATGCTTGTCCGTCTGTTCGGGATGAAGCCGGCCAGTGAGCATGGTGATGCGCATTCCGAGGAAGAAATTCGTCTGATCCTCTCTGAGAGTTATGAGAATGGAAAGATCAACAAAGCTGAATACGGTTATGTGAACCGGATCTTTAATTTTGATGAAATGCTGGCCAAGGAAATTATGGTGCCGCGGACCGATATGATCTGCCTGTTCTCCAATCACTCATTAAAGGAGAATTTCGACATCATCCGCAAGGAACAATACACCCGTTTCCCGGTTGCAGATGGCAGTAAAGACAATATTATTGGCATGATCAACACGAAGCAGCTGTATTTACAATATGATAATGATCCTGATTTCGATTTCAAAAAGCTGATTCTGCCGCTGCTGACCGTATCCGAGGTTACACCGGTCAAAACCCTGCTGACCCGCATGCAGCTGGAGCGTGTGCACATTGCCCTGCTGCTGGATGAATATGGCGGAACCTCAGGTCTGATTACAATTGAAGACATTCTGGAAGAGATTGTCGGTGAGATTCGTGATGAGTTCGACGGGGATGAGAGAAGGAATGTGGAGAAGCTCAGCGATTCCCATTACCTCTTCGACGGCAAGGTTTCACTGCTTGAGATTAAACAGAAGGCCGGCATTGATTTGCATGATGACGAGGTAACGACTATCGGGGGCTGGCTGTACAGCCACTTGGACGAGCCGGCAATCGGCAAAAGCATTGACCATGAGCATATTACCCTTACGGTACGTGAAATGAATAAGAACCGTATCCGCAAGGTTGAGGTGCATATCGGTCAGAAAAATACGGCAGATTCGTCACAGCATCAGGAATAA
- the pstB gene encoding phosphate ABC transporter ATP-binding protein PstB, producing MGTAAAVRESFQTENLSIFYGTYEAVKGISLPFAQNTVTALIGPSGCGKSTFLRSLNRMNDDISGSTTKGNIWIDGVDINAPGTDVIKLRQKIGMVWQKPNPFYKSIYDNIAFGPKYHGIKGKAALDEIVESSLRRAALWDEVKDRLKDSALALSGGQQQRLCIARALSVNPQILLLDEPASALDPVSTGKVEELIKELKEELRIVIVTHNMQQAARISDYTAYFYLGSLVEYDKTEKVFSNPENQMTQEYIMGRFG from the coding sequence ATGGGAACAGCGGCAGCGGTGCGGGAATCATTTCAAACAGAAAACCTGAGCATATTTTACGGAACATATGAAGCGGTGAAGGGGATCAGTCTTCCCTTTGCCCAGAATACAGTTACAGCGCTGATAGGGCCTTCGGGCTGCGGCAAATCAACGTTCCTCCGTTCCTTAAACCGGATGAATGATGATATCTCAGGATCGACAACGAAAGGGAATATCTGGATTGACGGTGTAGACATCAATGCACCCGGTACGGATGTTATCAAGCTGCGCCAAAAGATCGGAATGGTCTGGCAGAAGCCGAATCCTTTCTATAAATCCATTTATGACAACATCGCATTCGGCCCGAAATACCATGGCATCAAAGGGAAGGCCGCACTGGATGAGATAGTGGAGAGCAGCCTGCGCCGTGCAGCCCTGTGGGACGAGGTTAAAGACCGTCTGAAAGACTCGGCACTCGCCTTGTCGGGCGGACAGCAGCAGCGTCTCTGCATCGCCCGTGCACTGTCAGTGAATCCGCAGATCCTGCTGCTGGATGAGCCGGCATCGGCACTTGATCCTGTATCTACAGGTAAAGTCGAAGAGCTGATCAAGGAACTTAAGGAAGAGCTTAGAATCGTTATCGTCACGCACAACATGCAGCAGGCAGCGCGCATCTCAGATTACACTGCGTACTTTTATCTAGGTTCACTTGTCGAATATGACAAGACAGAAAAGGTATTCAGTAATCCGGAGAATCAAATGACACAGGAATACATTATGGGCCGTTTTGGCTGA
- a CDS encoding TetR/AcrR family transcriptional regulator: MSPRAGLDKHTLVLAAADLADEQGISEVTLAGLAAKLGVRSPSLYNHIDGLKELRKLLAIHGLEQLQTAMEASIDGISGDAAVHAMSRAYVEFARQHPGLYETTLRAPEEGNTSLEEAGGQILSLIINVLADYELGEEGGLHAVRGLRSILHGFASLKNQGGFGMPLDLEVSLTRLINTFIAGIRCMRSGEERW; the protein is encoded by the coding sequence ATGTCACCCAGAGCAGGGCTAGATAAGCATACATTGGTACTTGCAGCGGCGGATTTGGCTGATGAACAAGGCATTTCAGAAGTGACGCTGGCAGGACTTGCGGCCAAGCTGGGCGTTCGCTCACCATCGTTGTATAATCACATTGATGGACTTAAGGAACTGCGCAAACTGTTGGCTATCCACGGGCTGGAGCAGCTCCAAACAGCTATGGAAGCCTCAATCGATGGAATCAGCGGTGATGCAGCGGTTCATGCCATGAGTAGAGCTTATGTTGAGTTTGCCAGGCAGCATCCGGGTCTATACGAAACTACGCTACGGGCTCCGGAAGAGGGAAACACTTCTCTTGAGGAGGCGGGCGGACAGATTTTGTCATTAATCATCAATGTGCTTGCAGATTATGAGCTTGGTGAAGAAGGCGGGCTGCATGCAGTCCGCGGGCTGAGGAGTATTCTGCACGGATTCGCTTCCCTCAAGAATCAGGGAGGCTTCGGCATGCCGTTAGATCTGGAGGTTAGCTTAACCCGGCTGATCAACACGTTTATAGCCGGAATCCGGTGCATGCGATCCGGTGAAGAGCGGTGGTAA